In Amycolatopsis methanolica 239, a single genomic region encodes these proteins:
- a CDS encoding glutaredoxin domain-containing protein, with the protein MSTPVEFYWRPGCGFCMALRAGLERAGLPFTEVNIWEEPGAAERVREVANGNETVPTVFVGPAAMVNPSVDEVLTAVREHAPELL; encoded by the coding sequence ATGAGCACTCCCGTCGAGTTCTACTGGCGCCCCGGCTGCGGCTTCTGCATGGCGCTGCGGGCCGGCCTGGAGCGGGCCGGCCTGCCGTTCACCGAGGTGAACATCTGGGAGGAGCCGGGTGCGGCGGAACGGGTGCGCGAGGTCGCGAACGGCAACGAGACGGTGCCGACGGTCTTCGTCGGCCCGGCGGCCATGGTCAACCCGAGCGTGGACGAGGTGCTGACCGCCGTGCGCGAGCACGCTCCCGAGCTGCTCTGA
- a CDS encoding TetR/AcrR family transcriptional regulator, with amino-acid sequence MDTSERLIRSTQELLRDRGYVGTSPKAILQHAQAGQGSMYHHFSGKPDLALAAIRRNAEEMRAEAEAALAHGGTALERIDAYLLREREVLRGCPIGRLAQDPEVVASEDLRQPVQETLGWLQERIAGVLADGVARGELPADLGTGATAATIAAVVQGGYVLARAADSVDHFDRAIEGVRTLLGAISQHRQ; translated from the coding sequence GTGGACACCTCAGAGCGGCTGATCCGCAGCACGCAGGAATTGCTGCGGGACCGCGGTTACGTCGGCACCAGCCCGAAGGCCATCCTGCAGCACGCGCAGGCCGGCCAGGGCAGCATGTACCACCACTTCAGCGGGAAGCCGGACCTCGCGCTGGCCGCGATCCGCCGCAACGCGGAGGAGATGCGCGCCGAGGCCGAGGCCGCGCTCGCCCACGGCGGCACCGCGCTCGAGCGCATCGACGCGTACCTCCTGCGCGAACGGGAGGTCCTCCGCGGCTGCCCGATCGGGCGGCTCGCGCAGGACCCGGAAGTCGTGGCCAGCGAGGACCTCCGGCAGCCGGTGCAGGAGACCCTCGGCTGGCTGCAGGAACGGATCGCCGGGGTCCTCGCCGACGGTGTGGCACGTGGGGAACTGCCCGCGGACCTGGGAACCGGCGCCACCGCGGCGACCATCGCCGCGGTGGTGCAGGGCGGGTACGTGCTCGCCCGCGCGGCGGACTCCGTGGATCACTTCGATCGTGCAATTGAGGGCGTGCGCACGTTGCTTGGAGCGATTTCCCAACACCGTCAGTGA
- a CDS encoding LysR family transcriptional regulator, whose protein sequence is MEIFHLRYFVVVAEELNFSRAARKLHMAASPLSQRIKDLERELGHRLFRRSTHRVELTDAGAALLPLAREALEHFNAIPWRLREALGPRHRMALIGVPAGLHPDLRARVQELEERCRDRFDLKRWPGRTSDLIEAVHDGRLSLALVRLPVSDPALEVVRVLSEPLGAVVPADRFDGRDALSLTDLVDLPYVPVPPEAQPVYFEQLDQELRAAGVKKRLKPPQTDYSGVAEIVASSLGFTVSMLDPRSPMRNYSVENVAVLPIADFRPELQTGLIWRRDRACPGAELAGLVADAREVFRQMV, encoded by the coding sequence GTGGAGATCTTTCACCTGCGCTACTTCGTCGTGGTGGCCGAGGAGCTGAACTTCTCCCGGGCCGCGCGCAAACTCCACATGGCCGCGTCCCCGCTCAGCCAGCGCATCAAGGACCTCGAACGCGAGCTCGGGCACCGGTTGTTCCGGCGCAGCACGCACAGGGTCGAGCTGACCGACGCCGGCGCCGCGCTCCTCCCCCTCGCCCGCGAAGCCCTCGAACACTTCAACGCCATCCCCTGGCGGCTGCGCGAGGCCCTCGGCCCGCGGCACCGCATGGCGCTCATCGGGGTGCCGGCCGGACTGCACCCGGACCTGCGGGCCCGCGTGCAGGAACTGGAGGAACGCTGCCGCGACCGGTTCGACCTCAAGCGCTGGCCGGGTCGTACCAGCGACCTGATCGAGGCGGTGCACGACGGGCGGCTGAGCCTCGCGCTGGTCCGGCTGCCGGTGAGCGATCCCGCGCTGGAGGTCGTGCGCGTGCTGTCCGAACCGCTGGGCGCGGTCGTGCCCGCGGACCGGTTCGACGGCCGCGACGCGCTGAGCCTCACCGACCTCGTGGACCTGCCCTACGTCCCGGTGCCGCCGGAAGCGCAGCCGGTGTATTTCGAACAACTGGACCAGGAACTGCGCGCGGCAGGTGTCAAGAAACGCCTCAAGCCACCGCAGACAGACTATTCCGGGGTCGCTGAAATCGTCGCGAGCAGCCTCGGGTTCACCGTCTCGATGCTGGACCCGCGCAGTCCCATGCGCAACTACAGCGTGGAGAACGTGGCCGTGCTCCCGATCGCCGATTTCCGCCCCGAGCTGCAGACCGGCCTCATCTGGCGACGCGATCGCGCCTGTCCGGGGGCGGAGCTCGCCGGACTGGTCGCGGACGCCAGAGAGGTTTTCCGGCAAATGGTATGA
- a CDS encoding CaiB/BaiF CoA transferase family protein, translated as MSGPLDGIRVIDLSTVVMGPYAAQILGDLGADVIRIEAPGDSARNGHYRNTPGMTALAMAVNRNKRSVALNLKDDEQRARALELIDTADALITNMRPGALGRLGLTYDELSRRNPKLVYAHAQGFRGDSDRAGHAAYDETVQAASGLVDIANRALGKPVYLPTILGDKVSALTIAYSVLAALLHQRKTGRGQHVEVPMTDTLIAFNLVEHLAGHTFEPPSAPTGFPLSMGQGHRAVRTKDGLACVIPYNPQNFRDFFAAAGRPELAEDPRVNGDYVDSADKDALADLIEECAPALTTAEWAEVCAKHSIPMAPVLELDRADEDPYVRDGGLIRLVEHPTEGPVRTAGIPVRFSATPAEIRRLPSVPGADTEEVLREVSGR; from the coding sequence ATGAGTGGTCCACTCGACGGGATCCGGGTCATCGACCTCTCCACGGTGGTGATGGGCCCGTACGCCGCGCAGATCCTCGGCGACCTGGGCGCGGACGTGATCCGGATCGAGGCGCCGGGCGACTCGGCCCGCAACGGGCACTACCGCAACACGCCGGGCATGACCGCGCTGGCGATGGCGGTGAACCGCAACAAGCGCAGCGTGGCCCTGAACCTCAAGGACGACGAGCAGCGCGCGCGGGCGCTCGAACTGATCGACACCGCCGACGCGCTGATCACCAACATGCGCCCGGGCGCGCTCGGCAGGCTCGGCCTGACCTACGACGAGCTGTCCCGACGCAACCCGAAACTGGTCTACGCGCACGCGCAGGGTTTCCGCGGCGACTCCGACCGCGCCGGCCACGCCGCCTACGACGAGACCGTGCAGGCCGCGTCCGGGCTGGTCGACATCGCGAACCGCGCGCTGGGCAAGCCGGTGTACCTGCCGACGATCCTCGGCGACAAGGTCTCCGCGCTGACCATCGCCTACTCGGTGCTCGCCGCGCTGCTGCACCAGCGGAAGACCGGGCGGGGCCAGCACGTCGAGGTCCCGATGACGGACACGCTGATCGCGTTCAACCTGGTCGAGCACCTCGCCGGGCACACCTTCGAGCCGCCGTCGGCGCCCACCGGCTTCCCGCTGTCGATGGGGCAGGGCCACCGCGCGGTGCGCACGAAGGACGGACTGGCCTGCGTGATCCCGTACAACCCGCAGAACTTCCGGGACTTCTTCGCCGCGGCGGGCCGGCCGGAGCTGGCCGAGGACCCGCGCGTGAACGGCGACTACGTGGACTCGGCGGACAAGGACGCGCTGGCCGACCTGATCGAGGAGTGCGCCCCGGCGCTGACGACCGCGGAGTGGGCCGAGGTGTGCGCGAAGCACAGCATCCCGATGGCGCCGGTGCTGGAACTCGACCGCGCCGACGAGGATCCCTATGTCCGCGACGGCGGCCTGATCCGGCTGGTCGAGCACCCGACCGAAGGCCCGGTGCGCACGGCGGGCATCCCGGTCCGGTTCTCGGCGACCCCGGCCGAAATACGCCGCCTGCCCTCGGTGCCCGGCGCCGACACCGAAGAGGTGCTGCGCGAGGTGAGCGGACGATGA